Proteins from one Capricornis sumatraensis isolate serow.1 chromosome 2, serow.2, whole genome shotgun sequence genomic window:
- the ERFE gene encoding erythroferrone — MAPARCPARALLLAYASLLAAAVGLGSPEPGAPSGSRAREEPPPGNELPAGPAARPPESPVERTHGLSDPRNAWMLFVRQSDKGVNSKRGSRSKAKKLKLGLPGPPGPPGPQGPPGPITPPEVLLKEFQVLLKGAVRTRECAEPEPGPRVPAAVPAARPEDDEEAAAGGAGVLALLAAPLDPGPRAPRVEAAFHCRLRRDASVERRALHELGLYYVPDAEGAFRRGPGLNLTSGQYTAPVAGFYALAATLHVALAEPLRRGPPRPRDRLRLLICLESQCQHHASLEAVTGLEGSSELFTISVNGVLYLQAGQYTSVFLDNASGSALTVRSGSHFSAVLLGV, encoded by the exons ATGGCCCCCGCCCGCTGCCCCGCGCGGGCCTTGCTGCTCGCCTACGCCAGCCTGCTGGCCGCCGCCGTGGGCCTGGGCTCCCCGGAGCCCGGTGCGCCCTCGGGGAGCCGCGCCCGAGAGGAGCCGCCGCCCGGGAACGAACTGCCTGCGGGaccggccgcccgcccgccg GAGTCCCCCGTGGAGCGGACGCACGGCCTCAGCGACCCTAGGAACGCCTGGATGCTCTTCGTCAGGCAGAGTGACAAGGGTGTCAACAGCAAGAGGGGCAGCAGGAGCAAGGCCAAGAAGCTGAAG CTTGGTCTGCCAGGACCCCCAGGGCCTCCCGGCCCCCAGGGTCCCCCAGGCCCCATCACCCCACCTGAAGTCCTACTGAAGGAGTTCCAGGTGCTGCTGAAAG GCGCGGTGCGCACGCGCGAGTGCGCGGAGCCCGAGCCTGGCCCGCGCGTTCCCGCTGCGGTGCCGGCCGCGCGCCCAGAGGACGacgaggaggcggcggcggggggCGCGGGCGTGCTGGCGCTGCTGGCTGCGCCCCTCGACCCCGGCCCGCGGGCGCCGCGCGTCGAGGCCGCCTTCCACTGCCGCCTGCGCCGGGACGCGTCAGTGGAGCGGCGCGCGCTGCACGAGCTCGGCCTCTACTACGTG CCCGACGCCGAGGGCGCCTTTCGCCGCGGCCCGGGCCTGAACCTGACCAGCGGCCAGTACACGGCGCCCGTCGCCGGCTTCTACGCGCTCGCCGCCACGCTGCACGTGG CGCTGGCCGAGCCGCTGAGGCGGGGGCCGCCGCGCCCCCGGGACCGCCTGCGTCTGCTCATCTGCCTGGAGTCCCAGTGCCAGCACCATGC CTCCCTGGAGGCCGTCACAGGGCTGGAGGGCAGCAGCGAGCTCTTTACCATCTCGGTCAACGGCGTTCTCTATCTGCAG GCCGGGCAGTACACCTCCGTCTTCCTGGACAATGCCAGCGGCTCTGCCCTCACGGTGCGCAGCGGCTCCCACTTCAGCGCTGTCCTCCTCGGTGTGTGA